AGCACAAGCACCAAAGTTCCGGCGACCTTGGCTTCTAGTTCGTCGAAGGTGTGGGTTGCCAGACTCTCCGGCAAAACCAGGTCGCCGACACAGAGCTCCCACAATCCCAAGCCCACTTGGAGCAGCACAACACCGGCGAGGACCGTGTCGATGCTCTCGAAGAGGTAGACCAAGGGGTCCTCCCGTGGGCCAGTGCGAAGTTCACGGCTGCCATGAACTGGATGGCCTTCCGCCTGCTCAAGCGAAAATGGCCAGATACTGCGTCGATTCCAGGACGCGCCGCAGGGCTGGAGGTTGGTCATGCCTGGCGGCTGATCAGTGGGTGCGGATGTCTCGTGGGCCCTGGCGTTCCGTCTGCGGCGGGTGGGCTGTCCCCGGCGATCAGCAATGCGTGGGCCTTGCGTGAGCTTAACGCGTTCCGGGGGCGTGACGAACCTGCATGATCGCGCCCACGACGATGCCGGCGCCACCGCCCACCATGGTGACGGTGACGGAGGTGGGGTAGTCGCGAAGCGCGCCAAGGAGTAGCAGTGTTCCACCTGCTAGCGCCGTGACTGCTACTGCCGACGAGGCGTCGGTCGCGCGCAACCACATGGTGCCGATGATGGCGATGGTCGTTGCGGCGGAGACCCAATACCCAGCGGCGTTACCCACCGGATCGTTGGGGAACAGCCCCCACGAGGACCACAGCGCTCCCACTGCGCTCAGCAGGGTCAACAGCCATCCGATGTCTCGAGATGGTTCCAGTGGTGGGAAGTCCTCGCGTGCCGTGGACTGCCGTCGGGGGTCGGTGGGGTGACTGCCATCAGCTCCCGATCGGCTGACGCTCACGTGGCCTCCTGTTCGTGTGGCATGTCGGATGTAGGCGCACGTGTGTCGCACCTCGTGCGCTGCGTTCGTGACGGGCGAACACCGTTGCGGCCTCCATTCACCTGGACCTCAGGAGGGCGATTCCCCCGAACTCATGCAGCTGTGCGTCGTCGACGAAGGCGATGAGGTTGCCGGCTTGAATTGCGTGCTCGATGAGGTCGTCAATCAGGTCGTGGGACACAGGCCCCCCACCTTCTCCGGGCGGTCGAGGGTGGACGTAGCCCTGCTCGACGACAAGGGTGCCCGGGGTCCGGCTTGCCACGGCCGTCCAGCACTGGTCCAGCCCGGCCACTACCTGTTCGGGATCGTTGACGGCAGCCTCGCGCAGAGTCTCCAGAGTCTGCTGACCCCGTCGGTGCAGGTAGTCCTCCAGACACAATGCTGTCGCTGTGAACAGCTGGTCAGGTTTGTTGGCCGTGGGGCCGACGACGGCCCCCGCGAGCCGATGCAGCCACCGCGCACTGCTCCTCAGCTCGTTCACGAGCACCGCGTCGCCGGCCAGGACGAGCGGAGCCGGGCGCTCTGCTCGCAGGCCTGCCATCCAGGGGTCGATCCGGGCGAGCAGGTCGCTGCGGTCGTCGGCCTCGCGCTCCGCGCCGAGCCCGAGCCCCGACTCCGGGTAGGGCCTTTCGAGATTCGGCGAGGCCACCAGCCGCGCACTGCCTACGGGGAGACGCTCAATCGTGTCGAGCAGCGTGACGCGTGCGGCAACCCAGTACACGCGAGCTCCGAATTCGTCGACGCGTAGGACCAGGTGCGGTGGGGTCCGGTGCAGCGCCCGGAGCAGGTCACGGGTGGCGAAGGTGGACTCGACCACGACCTTCTGGTGGACCGCCACCGGAAGCGTCCAGGCTCGCGACACGCTGTGGCTGACGAAGAGCGCGAGAGCGTTCTGCGTGCTCGAGTCCTGGGCGATGCGGGCCTGTCGTCGCAGTTCGTACATCAACCGCTCGCGGTCGCCCAACGGTTGGTCGTCGAGGCGTCGCTCGGCGTCGAGGAGCAGGCCTTCGAGGCGTTCGCGGTCTGCGATCGCCATCCGTGCAGCCGGGGTCGTCGGCATCAGCACGGAGATGCAGGGGTAACCACCGGCCGCGGTCAAATGCGCGGCAGCCTCCGGTGTGAGGTCCCGGGGAATGGCTCGGCCGCCCCCGCCGACGTGGTCGGCATCCGTGGTGAGGGGCGAATCCTCCATATCGGGAGCGTGGACTGAGGCGCCGCGCCGGTCACTATGGATCATGATCCTTCTCCTTCCGGACCTTGCACTGCGGCGGTACGCCGCTCGCTGACCGTCATGGCGTCCGCCGGGCGAACCGGCGTGCCCTTCGAACGCGGCCCGCGGTGGGGTGGGTCCTGACGATGTCGATCCGCACGAGCGGGGTTCCCGGCCACAGCTGGGCAATCTCCCCTTCGCGGTCGGCGACGTCGAGTGTCATGCGTCGTTCCCACAGGAGGTGGAGGTCTGGGTCGCGCGAGACCGGGGAGTGGGGCACCGTCAGCACCAGGTGGGCTTCGTCGCCGACGGACACCCAGCGGTGGAGCTCATCGACGACGTCCCATGACAGTGGCATTCCTGCGTCGGCGCGCACGTGGGGCCTGCCCTCGCAGCGTCGATTCGCCCGATGGGCCGTCGTTTCAGCGGGGTGGGGCTCGGCCGGAGCCAGGAGTGTGTCGAGCGCACATTCGTTCGAGCGCGTGTGTCCAGGTCCTCCGATGCCGCGCCGCCATGCCCAAGCCCCCCAGGCCCCCCAGGCCCCCCTCAACGCGCTCGGCTCGTGTTCGAACCTCACCGTCACGCGACTCGCGTCGGGTCCCGCAACCCCCGCGAGGTCTTCGAGACGGTCGCGAAGGTTGCTGTCCGCCGTGGCAGTGCTGCGCCGTCGCACGAACGAGAGCAGTCTGCGGTGCGGGATCGTCAGGGTCACGTGCACGCAGCACCCTGCCTGGAGATGACGTACGACCTCGTCGAGATCCGTGCGCGACCAGGCACCCGAGACAGGGAGTCGCACGTGGGGGTGGAACGGGTCGCCGCTCTCGGGCATCGCAGCAACCGGCAGCCTGAGGAGCATCATGGACGCCTCCCCGCCGCGTCGACGTACGGGCCGTCGGAGCCACCCTCGGGCACGGACCCGTGGGACGAGTGTCGCCGGTTGCGACGTGCCGCTGCGCTCGCCTGCCCGCGCCTGACACCGCACCAGCCGAGCTCGCGCGCCGCCCAGAGGCCGAGCCAGAGAGCCAGTCCGAGGAGGATGAGTAGGTCGTCCATGCTGATCACCACCGTTGTCGTCGGTCCGGGCCTCGTTGCCCGGAATGGTGATCAGGAGTGGTCTCTCCCGTCCCGGTTATGGGACCCGGTCGCCGGGCCGATCAGTCGGGGTGACAGCCGTGGTGACGTGCGACCGGAGGTGGGGTACTCCCCAACCCTGATGTACGTAGATCGTATCACGAAGCTTTCTTCGCATGTCAAGGGGTGGCGGTGGTCTTGTTGACGAGGTCGACGAAGGCGCCGATGGTGACTCCGGACTCGAGGTCGTGGCGGAAGTGGGAGTCGCGGGTGACCCGGTACCGGTTGCGCCGACCCACCTTCTCCTTGTCCACGTAGCCGTGCTCGACCAGGTCCGCGACGATCTGCTGCACCGCCCTCTCGGTGATGCCGACGGCGTCGGCGATGTCGCGGGTCCGCGCGTCCGGGTCGCGCGCGAGGGCGACCAGGACGTGGCCGTGGTTGGAGAGGAAGGTCCAGTCGTCGCGGGTCATGACGAGCCATGGTACGCGATTCTGGTTTCGTATGTCCCGGGTCGTCCTCAGCCTTCTCGTCGACGCGTGCCCCAGCGGTGGCCGAGCTTGACGAGCTCCTCGACCAACAGCACGCACAGCGCCACTCCGATGCAGATTCCCCACTGCTCGGGTGTGAGGGCGACGGTGTCGAAGATCGCCTGGCCCCACGTCGTGTGCACGGCTGCGATGTGCAGCAGGGCCACCGTCGTCAGGGACACCCACAGCCACCGGTTGGTGAAGGTGTGCGGTGCGAACACGGTGACGTGCTCCGCGCGTGCGTTGAGCGCGTTGACGAGCTGGAAGAGCACGAAGGTGGTGAAGGCCATGGTCAGGCTGACGGCCTCGCCCCACTCCTCGCGGGCGAGGATGAGGACCGCGAGGGTGCCGATCGCCATCACCAGGCCCACGCGGGCCAGCCTGATCAGTCGCGCCGGGGAGAGGATCTGATCGCCGCTGCGTCGCGGGGGCTCGGACATGATCCCCGGCCGGGCCGGGTCCACGCCCAGCGCCATTGCGGGCGGGCCGTCCATGATGATGTTGACCCACAGGATCTGCACGGCCGTCAACGGGGCCGGCAGCCCCATCACCGAGGCGCCGAGGAAGGTCGAGATGGCGCCCATGTTGGTGGAGAGCTGGAAGCGCACGAACTTCACCACGTTGTCGTAGATCGAGCGACCCTCCTCGACGGCGCCGACGATGGTGGTGAAGTTGTCGTCGGTGAGGATGAGGTCGCCCGCCTCCTTGGTGACCTCGGTTCCCGTCAGACCCATGGCCACGCCGATGTGCGCCGAGCGCAGCGCCGCGGCGTCGTTGACGCCATCACCAGTCATGGCCACGACATGGCCCCGCGCGGTGAGCGCCTTCACGATGGCGACCTTGTGCTCGGGAGACACCCGGGCGAACACCGCCACCTCGTCGACGACGTCGGCCAGCTCCTCGGTCGACAGCTCGGAGAGCTCGGCGCCGGTCATCGCGCGGCCCTCGATGCCGAGCTCGCGGGCGATGGCGACGGCGGTCGCGACGTGGTCGCCGGTGATCATCTTCACCCCCACACCGGCCCGGTGGCACAGGGCCACCGCCGAGGTCGCCTCGGGCCGCGGTGGGTCGGCGATCCCGAGCAGGCCGAGCAGGGTCAGCGACGCAACGTCGGAGTGTGGCTCGGATGACGGTGACTCGACCAGGCGGGTGGCCACGGCCAGCACGCGCAGTCCGCGCTCGCCCATTGCCGCGATGGCGTCGTCGAGTCGCTCTCGGTCGGACGCGGTGAGCGCAACCTCCTCGCCGCCGAGCAGCCACGAGTCGCAACGCCGCAGCAGCACGTCGGCCGCGCCCTTGGCCAGCACGCGGGAAGCGGGACCCTCGTCGTGGTAGGTGACCATGTACTTGTAGTCGGCGTCGAAGGGGATCTCCGCCGATCGCGGCCACTCCTGACGGCGCGCCGTCACGTCGAGCCCCGCCTTGGCCGCCAGCACGACCAGCGCACCCTCGGTCGGGTCGCCGATGATGCCGGCGCTATCCCCATCCCCGTCGCCGTCCGCCTTGAGTTCGGCGTCGCTGCACAGGGCGAGTGCGTCGAGCAGCAGCGGCGGCAGGCTTGCTTGCGCGCCGTCGGAGTAGAGGATTTCGCCGTCGGTGTCGTATCCCTGGCCGTGGACCGTGAGCACGTTCTCGCCCACGCGTACCTCGCGGACCGTCATCTCGTTGAGGGTCAGGGTGCCGGTCTTGTCGCTGCAGATGACGGTGGCCGAGCCCAGTGTCTCGACCGAGGCCAGCCGCTTGACGATCGCGTTGCGGCCCGCCATCCGGTGCACGCCGAGCGCGAGCGTCAGCGCCAGTACGGCCGGCAGGCCCTCCGGGACGGTCGCCACCGCGAGCGCCACGGCTCGCAGGGCGATCTCGGAGGGGGCCTCGCCCCGCGCCAGGGCCAGCGCGACGTACACCGTCACGGCGACGAGCCCGATCACGGCCAGCCGCTTGCCCAGGGTGTCGAGCTGCCGCTGCAGGGGGGTCTGCGGCTCCTCGCCAGTGGCGAGCATCTCGGCGATGGCGCCGACGGAGGTCTCCATGCCGGTGGCGGTCACGACCGCTTCGGCCCGTCCGCGGGTGAGCGCGGTGTTCATGTGGACCATGCCGTCGCGATCTGCGAGGGGGGCGTCGTGTTCTACGGTCGAGTTGGCCCGTTTGGGGACGGGCTGGGACTCACCGGTCAGGGCCGATTCGTCGACCTCCACCGAGGAGGCGAGGATTAGGCGCGCGTCCGCGGGCACCCGGTCGCCCGCCTCGAGCAGGACGACGTCGCCGGGCACGAGGTCGCCGGCGTCGACGACGAGGGTTCGCCCGTCGCGCCGGATCCGCGCCGAGGGGCTCAGCATGTTGCGTAGCGCCTCGAGGCTCTTCTCGGCTCGCTGCTCTTGGAAGAACCCGATGCTGGCGTTGATGAGGAGCACCACGGCGATGACGATGGTGTCCTTGATCTCACCCACGAGGCCCGCGAGGACCGCGGCACCGATGAGCACCAGGATCAGGACGCTGCGGAACTGGTCGAGGAAGCGCAGCAGCACCGGTCGGCGTACGGGCTCGGCCAGCTGGTTGGGGCCGAACCGGTCGAGCCGTGTCCGGGCCTCCTCGCTGCTCAGGCCTTGGGCGGGGTCGACCTCCAGTGTCATGGCCACTTCCTCGGCGCTGGCGGCGTGAGGGTTGCTGAGTGGGGTGCTGTGCGGGGTGGTGCTGGGGACGGGTGCCGCGGTCATGGCTGGCTCCAGGTGGTGCTCTTGGCGGTGCTCTCGGTGCGCTCGGTGGTGGTGGTGGTGCGGTGGTGCTGGGCGACGTGGTCGGCCCCGACCCGGCCTAGCTCGTCGGGCTCGAAGTCGCCGAGCAGTTCCCAGCCCAGGTCCAGGGTCTGGGTGATGGTCCGCCGGGCCTCGCCCTGGCCGACGAACTCCTCCTCGAAGCGACGGGCGAACGCGAGGTAGCGGCGGTCCTCGGCCGTCAGGCCGCTCTCGCCGACGATCGAGACCAGGCGCCGTACCTCGACGCCGCGGGCGTAGCAGGCGTAGAGCTGGTCGGCCAGACCCCGGTGGTCGGCCCGCGTACGCCCCGCGCCGACGCCGGCGTTCATCAGCCGCGACAGCGACGGCAGGACGTCGAAGGGCGGGTCGACGCCGCGTCCGGCCATGTCGCGCGAGAGGACCACCTGTCCCTCGGTGATGTAGCCGGTGAGGTCCGGGATCGGGTGGGTGATGTCGCCGTCGGGCATGGTCAGCAGCGACAGCTGGGTCAAGGAGCCGGTCGAGCCGTGCACCCGTCCCGCCCGCTCGAAGAGGGAGGCCAGATCGGTGTACATGTAGCCGGGGTAGCCGCGCCGCCCCGGCATCTCCTCGCGGGCCGCGGCGATCTCGCGCAGCGCCTCGCAGTACGCGGTGATGTCGGTGAGGATCACCAGGACGTGCAGGTGCTTCTCGAAGGCGAGGTACTCGGCCAGCGTCAGCGCCACCCGGGGGGTGAGCAACCGCTCGATGGTGGGGTCGTCGGCCAGGTTGAGCAACAGCACATTGCGGTGCCCTGATGCGCTGGTGGCGAACTGGTCCCGGAAGAAGTCGGCCTCGCGGCGCGTGACGCCCATCGCTGCGAAGACGACCACTACTCCCTCGGTCCCGTCGGCCTGGTTGTCGTGTCTGGCCTCGCCGGGCACCCGGGCCTGGATGGCGATCCGGGCGGCCACCTCAGCGGCGGGCAGCCCGGCCGCGGTGAAGACGGGCAGCTTCTGCCCACGGACCAGGGTGTTGAGGCCATCGATGGCCGAGAAGCCGGTCTCGATGAACTGGTCGGGGTGGATCCGCGCGACGGGGTTGAGCGGCAGCCCGTTCACCGGCCGGTACGCCTCGGCGGTGGGCTCCGGCCGGCCGTCCCGCGGACGCCCGGCACCGTCGAGGACGCGTCCCAGTACGTCGGTCCCGACGCCGGTGACCGCTGCGCGGAACCGCGCGCGCACGGCGACGTTGGCCCGGCCCATGCCCTCGGTGCCGCCGAGCACCTGAACCACCGCGCGGGAGCGGTCCACCTCGAGGACCTGGCCGTCGCGTTCCGTGCCGTCGTCGGTGACGACGGTGACGACGTCGCCGAACGCTACGGCCTCGGCGCCCTCGACCAGCAGCAGCGGCCCGGCCACCCGGCGTACGTCGCGCATCTCGATCGTGGGCAGGATGCCCACGGGTGCGACGGCGACGGCGTCCCGCGCGCGGGTGATCGTGTCCGCGGTGTCTTCCGGGCTGTCTTTGGAGCTGTCCAGCGTGGTCATCGCTGCTCCTCCTCGTCGGTGGTGAGTGCCGCGCGCTCCTCAGTAGCGCGCTCTTTGGTGGTGAGTGCGGCGTGCATGGTCGAGACGGCGTCGTCGAGGTGTCGCTCGAGCGTGTCGTCGACCGGCCAGCCACGTGCTGCGGCGACCGTGCGCAGGACGGGGTGGGCGACGACGTCGGCGACGGGTCGCCCGGCGGTGACCGCAGCGGTCATGGCCTCCTCGGCCGACTTGATCAGTCGCAGCATCGTGACCTGCTTGGCCGGCGGACAGCTGGCGTCGGCGGGGTCGAAGGAGTTCTGCTGCAGGTAGTCCTCGCGGAGCATGCGACCCACGCGCAGGGTGACTCGCTGGGGCGGCGCTACCGCCTCCACGCCCAGGAGGCTGACCACCTCCTGCAGGCTCCCTTCCTCCTGCAGCGTGCGGACGGCCCAGGCGCTGAGGCGCGACCAGTCCTCGGCGACGTGCTCGTCGAACCACTCGCCCAGCCGGTAGGTGGTGTAGCTGCGTGTCCAGTTGATCGACGGGAAGTGGCGGCTGCGGGCCAGGCTCGCATCGAGCGCCCAGAAGCATCCGGCCACGCGCAGGCTGTTCTGGGTGACCGGCTCGGAGAAGTCCCCGCCTGCGGGCGACACGGCGCCGACGACGGTGACCGACCCGCTACGCGGGGTGGAGCCGAGGCAGTCGACGAGCCCGGCGCGCTCATAGAAGGCCGCGAGGCGGGTGGCGAGGTAGGCGGGGTAGCCGTCCTCGGCCGGGATCTCGCCGAGACGACCCGACACCTCGCGCAGTGCCTCGCCCCAGCGGCTGGTGGAGTCGGCGAGCAGGACGGCGTGCAGGCCTTGGTCGCGGTAGTACTCGGCCATCGTGATGCCGAGGTAGACGCTGGCCTCCCGGGCCGCGACCGGCATGTTGGAGGTGTTGGCCACGAGCACGGTCCGCTCCATCAGGGGGCGACCGGTGCGCGGGTCAGAGAGCTGTGGGAACTCCTCGAGCACCTCGGTCAGCTCGTTGCCCCGCTCGCCGCAGCCGACGTAGACCACCACGTCGGCCTCGGCGTGCTTGGCGATCGCCTGCTCGAGCACCGTCTTGCCGGTGCCGAATCCGCCGGGGATGATGCCGGCACCGCCGAGGGCGATCGGGAAGAGGCTGTCGAGGACCCGCTGGCCGGTGAGCAGCGGGCGGTGCAGGGCCTGGTGTCCCCGCACGGGACGGGGCCTGCGGATCGGCCAGCGTTGCAGCATTTGCACGTCGTGGCCCTGGACGCGGGCGATGACCTCGTCGACGCGGTGCGACCCCTCCGCGACGTGCTCCACCACGCCGCGGACGCCCGGCGGCACCAGGACGCGGTGGCGCAGCGCTGTGGTCTCCTGCACGGTCCCGAGCTCGTCGCCCGCCTCCACGCGGTCGCCCGCCACCACGGACGGCACGAACTCCCAGGTCCGGGAGCGGTCGAGGCCGGGCAGGTCGGCGCCGCGCGGGATGTAGATGCCGTGTTCGGCGTTCAGGGCGGCGAGCGGGCGCTGGGTGCCGTCGAACACGGTGCCGAGCAGCCCGGGGCCGAGTTCGATGGTCAGCGGTCCCCCGGTGCCGGTCACGGGGTCGCCGACGCGCAGCCCCGAGGTGTCCTCGAAGACCTGTACCGTGGCCAGGGCGCCGTCGAGGCGGATCACCTCCCCGGGCAGGTCCTGCGGGCCGACCTTGACCACGTCGTAGAGCCGGCACGCGGGTAGGCCAGCGACCTCGAGGACTGGGCCCGAGACCCGCACCACCGTCCCGACCTGGTCGCCGGAACCGGCCGGCGCGCCGCCGTGTGTCGTGCTCGGCATCGTGGTGGGTGTCGTGCTCATGGGTGGTCTCCTTCGGGGACGAAGCTGATCTCGTAGCCGACCGCTCGTCCGAGCAGTCGCTGGAGCTGGTCGTGGGGCTCGGTGTCCACGGCCGGGGCGTCGGGCGGGAGGCCGACCACGAGGACGTCGGTGCGCTCGGCCCAGGCATCGCGGGCGGCGAGTGGCAGTCGAATCCACGCGTCGTGGTGCACCAGGACCACCGCGCGGCCGTCGCCGGGCAGGCGCACAGCTGTCTCGACAGCTCTGTTGACGGCGTCGGCTCCGATCTCCCCGTCCGGGCCGGGCTCGGGCACCACCGTCGCGGCGCCCGCGAGGCGGAAGCCCGCGTCGACGTCTCGCGGAGCCACCACGACGACCTCCGAGTCCACTTCTGAGTCCATCCGTGGCGCTGAGGGGGTAAGCGCGTTCGTCACGGGGTCCTCCGGTCCGCTCCGCCGGTGACGAGGATCAGTCCGGCTCGGCGGTGTCGGCGCGCGCGCTCCTCGAGCAGCAGCACGTAGCCCACCAGCGGGTCGGCGCTCTCGGCGTCGCCGCGGCGCAGCCGCGCGGCGGCGCCGGCGGTGGCCTCGTCGTGCAGGTCCCGGTCGAGATGGCCGAGATCCCCGTGCAACTCGTACGCCGCTGCGGCGGCCCGCCAGCGTGGGTAGACGCCGAGAACGGGAGCCCAGCGCCCAGTGATCGCGTGCTCCAGGTCGCGGACGCCGAGGCGCCCGAGCGGCATCAGCCGGCCGGGGTCGACGTCCGACCGGGCCAGCGCGATGAGCAGGTTGCGCTGGTCCCGCTCGCGGGCGAGGAGGTCCGCGACGGGACGCGAACGCGGGTGGGCCGCGCGTTCGCCCCACTCGGCGTGCGCCGTGGCCGTCACTGCGAGCTCGAGCTCCTCGACGTCGCGGTGCAGCTCGAAGCGTGACCACAGCCGAGGCAGGGCCGCCGCCGTGATCGGCGTCGGCAGCCGCAGCCGTTCGAGGAGGGCGACGACGCCCGCCTCGTCCCGCGTGTGGGCGAGCTCGGCGGCCCGCTCGGGGGTGATGGCACCGACCGCGCGCACCCCCCGGAGCCGGTCTTCAGGCGGGAGGCCCGAGGCCGCGCCGCGCAGCAGCGCGAGGGCGTCGCGCAGGTCGTGTCGTCCCGTCAGCACCTGTGCCACCGCGCGTGCCTCGCCCACGAACAGCTGCGGCAGCCGACGCATCTCCTCGCTCTCCTCGCGATCACCCTGGCCTGCTCCGTCCGGGGTCAGGCGCGACATCCGGGCCCGCAGGGCCGTCGAGCCGGCGACGTACAGCGGTGCCGTCATCGCGGGTCCACCTCCGGGACCACTTCCGCGTCAGCTTTCGCGTCCGCTTCGGGGTCCACTTCCGGGTGCGGTTCGCACACCGCGTCGCGCAGCACCGGGCGCAGCAGCGGCCACGCCGCGTCAAGGCGTCCTTCGGCGGTGTTGTGCACCGCTCGCCCCTGGGCGTCGCGCAGCACGACGCCGACCCCCACGGGTCCAGTCTCCACGACGAGGCAGGGCCGGTGGCGGCGTACGGCGTCCAGGTGGGCCGGATCGACCGTGCAGGAGGTGGCCGAGGGCAGGAGAGCCATCGCCTCGTCGAGGAGGTCGAGCGTGGCCGCAGTCCCGTGGCCTGTGCCGACCAGTTCCTGCAGCTCCTTTCCGGCAGCCGTGCGCACCCGTTCGAGCTCGGCGTCGACCACCTCGCGAACGTGGGCGCGGGACGCGGCTGCCCCGGTGGAGCGGACGCGGAGCGCCTGGTCGCGGGCGGTCGACTCGGCTCGGGTGAGGATGCCGAGGCGGTCGCGCTCGGCCGCCTGGTGGGCTTCCCGGAGGATCTCGCGGGCGCGATGTTCGTCCCGGGCGAGCACGTCGGCCAGGTCGCGACGACCGTCGTGCTCCATGGTCTCGAGCAGCGCCTGGAGGGTCATGTCAGCCGCCCAGCAGGAGCACGATCATGGCCGCGACCGCGAAGCCCAGGATGACGAGCGTCTCGGGGATGGCCACGAGCAGGATGGCCCGACCGGCGAGCTCGGGCTTCTCGGCGATGGCTCCCATGGCCGCCGCGCCGATCCGCGCCTGGGCGTAGCCGGTGGCGAGGGCGGCGAGGCCGACGGCGAGTCCTGCTCCGAGGGCGATGAGTCCGGTTTCCATGTGTGTCACCTTTCGTGGGTGGCGTCGGCGATGCGGACGCCGTTGGTGGTGCCGTGCGGCGGGACGCCGACCGGGTCGAAGGTTGGGGTGAGGAGTGGGCCGAGCGGTCGGTCGCGGGGTGGGGTCAGGAGTGCGCGGGGGTTGAGGGCCCCGTGGGCGCCGAGGGGTTGGAAGGCCTGGCCCTCGCCGTCGTGGAACTTGCTGAAGAACTCGACGTAGTGCAGTCGCAGGGCCTGGACCATCGGGCTGAACGCCGCCAGACCCAGGTTGAGCAGGTGCAGCAGGACGGCGACGAACAGTCCGATGAGGAGGGGCAGCTCGGTGGCGAGCTCGTTGGCGACGTTGGCGAGGTAGACCGAGGCGAGTCCCACCGCGGCGACCCGGAGGTAGGACAAGACGTTGCCGACCGTGCCGATGAGCTCGAGTGGGCCGAGGAGGGCGCCGATGGGGCCGTGCACGGAGCTGGTGGCCACGAGTCCCACGACGGCGGGGACCAGCGCGGCGAGGGTGACCCACGAGGGGGCGTTCAGGATGGTGGCCGCGATGGCCGCGGTCGCGCCGAGCAGGACGGCCAGGGTGCCGCCCACCTCGAGGGTGCGGTGCCGGTCGCCACGGCGCAGCGCGGTCACCAGGCCGAGGGTCAGGCCGAGCACGATGTGGGACCAGCCGAGGGCGACGGCGAAGAGCAGGAGGGGCTCGAGGGCCTCGGGTCCGCCGCGGTAGAACCACAGCGCCGGCATCCCCCACATGTTGCCGAGGCTGCCGAGCGCCTCGCCGAACATCACGCCCCACAGCACCGCCCACGCACCGCCGGCGATCAGGACGCGGCCGGCGTCGTCCATCACCCCGCCTTCCACACCGCCGCGGTCGTGCGTGCGTGCCCGGTGGCGCAGCCACCAGCCGATGCCGGCGAGCGCGGCGCCGTAGACGACGTCGCCGACCATGACACCGAAGAGGAACGGCAAGAAGATCGCCATCAGTCCGGTCGGGTCCAGCCCGTTCGGGGAGGGCCAGGAGAGGAACCCGACCAGGCGGCGGTAGGGGGACCATGCGGCGCGTCCGGTCAGCTCCACCGGGGAGGGGCCGGGGACCTCGCCCGCCGGGGCGTCGACGACGGCCACGTCGGCGAGGCCGTCGCGGTCGAGCTGCTCGCGCACCTCGCGGCGACGGTCTGCCCGCACCCAGCAGCGCAGGAGGAAGGTGCGCTCGGAGAGCGCGGCGGCCGCGACCGCGGCGTCGCGTTCGGTCAGCACGAGCAGCGCACGCGCGGCGGCGCGCAGCCCGGGGGCCTCGCGGAGCCAGAGCGCGTCGAGGTCGGCGCGGACGGCGTCGAGGTCGGCCTGGAGGTCGACGAGCCGGGCGCGCATCCGCACGAGCGTGGTGTGCAGGGACAGGTGGGCGTAGTCCTCGGGTACCTCGAC
This sequence is a window from Nocardioides sp. S5. Protein-coding genes within it:
- a CDS encoding V-type ATPase subunit, with amino-acid sequence MTAPLYVAGSTALRARMSRLTPDGAGQGDREESEEMRRLPQLFVGEARAVAQVLTGRHDLRDALALLRGAASGLPPEDRLRGVRAVGAITPERAAELAHTRDEAGVVALLERLRLPTPITAAALPRLWSRFELHRDVEELELAVTATAHAEWGERAAHPRSRPVADLLARERDQRNLLIALARSDVDPGRLMPLGRLGVRDLEHAITGRWAPVLGVYPRWRAAAAAYELHGDLGHLDRDLHDEATAGAAARLRRGDAESADPLVGYVLLLEERARRHRRAGLILVTGGADRRTP
- a CDS encoding ATPase (produces ATP from ADP in the presence of a proton gradient across the membrane; subunit C is part of the membrane proton channel F0), whose protein sequence is METGLIALGAGLAVGLAALATGYAQARIGAAAMGAIAEKPELAGRAILLVAIPETLVILGFAVAAMIVLLLGG
- a CDS encoding V-type ATPase 116kDa subunit family protein yields the protein MIRRLHHVQLLGRREQLLETVESLQRAGVAEVTPSGAPTGSADKAADPVADPAANKGEDRMARRDLLARVQRLLEWAPSDASLARESPRRSADAAPVDPRDADVNIATLELEVESLRGAQASLEEERDALARYVDVLAQLETLVPELTSLSDAELELLGLAMTALVLDDPAGAVVGLLETQLRQLAGNGFMLRSTDAGRARGCLLVVARDRLPEVLGLMGADEISRVEVPEDYAHLSLHTTLVRMRARLVDLQADLDAVRADLDALWLREAPGLRAAARALLVLTERDAAVAAAALSERTFLLRCWVRADRRREVREQLDRDGLADVAVVDAPAGEVPGPSPVELTGRAAWSPYRRLVGFLSWPSPNGLDPTGLMAIFLPFLFGVMVGDVVYGAALAGIGWWLRHRARTHDRGGVEGGVMDDAGRVLIAGGAWAVLWGVMFGEALGSLGNMWGMPALWFYRGGPEALEPLLLFAVALGWSHIVLGLTLGLVTALRRGDRHRTLEVGGTLAVLLGATAAIAATILNAPSWVTLAALVPAVVGLVATSSVHGPIGALLGPLELIGTVGNVLSYLRVAAVGLASVYLANVANELATELPLLIGLFVAVLLHLLNLGLAAFSPMVQALRLHYVEFFSKFHDGEGQAFQPLGAHGALNPRALLTPPRDRPLGPLLTPTFDPVGVPPHGTTNGVRIADATHER